ACCCGCTCGACGAGGGCGTCGGAGTCGGGGGCCATGGGGACGATCCCGTTCTGGAAGTCCATGACCAGCAGGGCGGTGCGCTCGGCGGTGATCGTGGGGAGGGAGGGGGTGCTCACGCGGGGTTCTCCTTGGTGGGGTTCTTACTAGGGGGGTGTGGTCAGGTGGTCTTGGTGCGGCCCATCAGACGGCGGTCCAGGACGGTCAGCAGGAGGACCGCGAGGCCCGCGCCGACCAGGACGAGGCCGAGGACGTGCAGGCCGTGGTCGCTCACGCCGGTGCGGAAGACGATGCCGCCGATCACGGCGGAGGTGATCGTCCCGAGGTAGCCGAAGGTCCTGAACAGGCCGGAGGCGGTGCCTATCTGGTCCGGCGGCGCCTCCAGGTAGAGGGCGGTCTGGTTGCCGACGGTGGTGGTCGCCGAGGCGACGCCGAAGATCAGGGACACCAGCACGATCGTGATCGCCGGGCCGTGCGAGGTGAGCAGCATGATCCCGGCCGAGCCGATCAGCATGGACACCGCCGAGACGATCAGCGGGCCGCGGATCAGGTTGCGGCGGGCGAGCGGGCGGGAGAGGAGCGCCGACACCGCGCCCATCGGGAGCAGCAGCAGTCCCGCCGTCACGGTGGAGAAGCCGTGCGCGGCCTCCATCCACTGCGTCACGCCGTACATCACGGTGTAGGTGCCGAGCAGGGAGAGCGCCTGGCGCAGATAGGTCCGGGTGAGGGCGCTGTTGGCGGCCAGGCCGCGGAAGTCGAAGAACGGGCCCGGCTTGCGCAGCTCCCACCAGACCGTGGGCACCGCGGCCAGCACGAAGACGGCGAGCGCGGTCCACCCGAGGCGGGGGAGGCCCATCAGGAAGACGACCAGCGCGGTCATCGTCACGGCGAAACCGAGGATGCCGGGCAGGTCGATCCGGTCGGCGACCCTGCGGAAACCGTGGTCCGCGCGGTCGAGTGCCGGGTCCTTCGGCAGCCAGCGCACGGCCATCGCCAGTGCGGCCAGGGTCACCGGGATGTTGATCAGGAAGGCCCAGCGCCAGCCCGCGGCGCCGACCAGGAGTCCGCCGATGGGCGGGCCGATGGCCGCGGTGGCCATGCCCGCGATCGCGATGCCGCCGAGGACTCCGCCCGGCGGGGCGTCGAGACCGGCGTCCTGGGCGCGGCGCCGGATCAGCACCATCGCGCAGGGGAACGCGGCCGAGGTGCCGATCCCGACCAGGACCCGGGCCACGGTCAGTATCGCGAGGTTCTGGCCGAGGCCGCCGACTACCCCGCCGAGCAGCACGAGGACGATCCCGACGAGGAAGATCCGGCGCGCGCCGAGCACCTCCGCCAGCTTGCCGGCGGTGGGCTGCCCCACGGCGCTGGCCAGGTAGAGCGAGGAGACGAGGACTGCGGTGCTGCCGACCGCGACATGCAGTTCGGTGGCGATCGGCACCAGCGCGGTCGCGATGATCGAGCTGTTGACCGGGTTGAGCCCGGCGCCCACGTAGAGCGGGGTCGTGAAGGTCCACGCGAAGGGCTTGCGCACGAGCTCGCGCGCCCCTCCGGTGGCCTTGCCGGTGTCGGTCCTCATATCTCGCGGTCGTTCAGCTCGGTCGTGGCGAGGCGCTCCAGCAGCTCGATGGCCTTCTCCACGTCCTTGCGCTCCTCCGGGGCGACCAACTGGTCGATGGCCCGCGCCAGAAAGGAGGCACGGCCCGCGAGCAGCTTCTCGACCAGCTCGGTCGCGGACGGGTCGGCGCTCATCAGCTTCTTGCGGCCGTCCTGCGCGTCGGGCTCGCTGCGGACCAGCCCGGCGGCCTTGAGCACGGCCAGGCTCTGCGCGATGGACTGCGCGCTGACCCGCTCCAGCGAGGCCAGCCGCGCGGCGGTGACAGGCCCCTCCCGTACGACACTCGCCAGCACGCCGAGCTGCGTCAGAGTCAGGCCGGTCGCGTGCTGCCCCGACTCCGTGCGCAGCCGTGCGCGCAGCCGGGTCATCGCGTCGTTGAGCCGCTGCGCGGTCGCGACGGACTGCTGCGGAGGATTCGTGGTCATGGATCCAACGTAAAACTGCACAAGTAACTTTGCCAAGTTACTTGTGCAGTTTTCCCTGTCTACTGGATCACACGCCCGGATCACACGGGTGGGTCACACCGCCAAGTGCTCGGCGAAGAAGCCGTCCAGCCTCTCCACGGCGGGCGTCACGTACTCGTCCTTGTCATAGAGATCGACGTGCGAAGCGCCCTCGATCCACGCCAACTCCTTTGGCCCGTCGGCCTTCTGGAACGCCTCCACGCTCATCCAGGACGTGACCGCGGCCCGCCCGACGATCAGCAGCAGCGGCCGCGGCGCGATCATGGCGACGGTCGCGAACGTGTCGAAGGCGGCGATGCGGTCGACACTCGTCCAGGTCAGCGCCTTGGCCGAGCGGGGGTGCCGGGCGCGCGGAGTGCAGTAGTACTCCCAGCCGTCGTAGACATGCGGGCCACCCGCCCGCGCCTCCTCCTCGGTGGCGGGAAACACCGGGAACCGCTGGACGTCCGCGCCACCGGCCTCCGCCGTGCGGGCCGCCGAGGCGGCGGTCAGCATGCCCGCGATGACGGCCGGATCCTGCGCGCCGTCCGCGCCGAGCCGGAACTGCCGTGACATGTCTACGGCGCTGACCGCGCCCACGGCCCGGACGCGCGGGTCGGTCGCGGCCGCCGCCAGGGCGTAGCCGCCGGAGGCGCAGATGCCCAGGGCCCCGATGCGGCCGGGGTCGACCTCGTCGAGGGTGCCGAGGAAGGAGACGGCGGCCTTGAGGTCCTCGACCCGCTGCCCCGGATCCTCCAGCGCGCGCGGCTCACCCTCGCTCTCACCCTGGTAAGCGGCGTCGAAGGCGAGCGTGACGAACCCGCGCTCGGCCAGCAGACGGGCGTACAGACCGGAGGCCTGTTCCTTCACCCCGGTGCCGGGATGCCCGACCACGATCGCGGGACACGGCACCCCCGGCGTCCCGCCGTCCGGGGTGTAGAGGTGACCGGCGAGCTTCAGGCCCGCGCTGAGGAAGGTGACATCGGTACGCATGAGGTGTGCTCCAGTCGGAGGGGGAGAGGGAAGCCGGTGTACGGCCATGCCCCCACCGTCGTCCCGCCCCACCCCGCGCCACCAGGGACGGCTCTGCCTATGCGGTTCTGTACCAGGCACACCCCCGCCGACCCGGGGACACTGGAGCCATGGCAGACCGTGACGCGCCGCCCGCTTCCAGCAACGAACTGGGTGATTTCCTGCGCGCCCGCCGAGCGGACCGCGATCCGCGGCAGGCGGGCTTCCCCGACGACGGCCGACTGCGGCGCGTGCCCGGCCTGCGCAGGGAGGAACTGGCGTACCTAGCGCACGTGAGCGTCGACTACATCGTCCGCCTGGAACAGGGCCGCACCCGCCGGGGCTCCCGCGCCGTCCTGGACGCCCTGGCCGACGCGCTCCACCTCGCCGAGGACGAGCGCACCTACCTCTTCACGCTCGCCGAGGTCGCGCCAGGAGCATCCACCCGGCGGCTCGGACGCTCCGAAGTCGCCCCGCGGCTACGGCAGTTGCTGGACACCATGCACGACGTCCCCGCGATGGTGCTGCACCGGGGCATGGACGTCCTCGCGTGGAACCGGGCGGCCACGGCGCTGCTCACCGACTTCGGCGCCGTGCCCCCGGCCGAGCGCAACCTGATCCGGCTCACGTTCCTGGACGCCGACTTCCGCGCGCTGTACGCCGATTGGCCCCGGGCCGCCCGCGAGTGCGTCGCCGTGCTGCGCATGGAGGCGGGCCGCACCCCGCACGACCCGGCACTCGACACCCTGATCGCCGAACTCACCGCCCACGACCCGGACTTCCGCACCTGGTGGGCGGAGCATCAGGTGCGGGGGCCGCGGCAGCTCACCAAGACGTACGTCCATCCGGTCGCCGGTGAACTCACCCTGGACGTACAGCAGTTCACCGTCGACACGCACCCGGAACAGTTCCTCGTCGCGTACACGGCTCCTCCGGATTCGGCCTCGCAGGACGCGCTGCGGTTCCTGCTGCAGTGGGCCGGCCTCAGCAGCACACAGGCGGGATGAGCGCTCAGCTTCCGACCGGCGCGCCCGCCACCGCCGAACTGCCGGGCAGGGGCGTACGGGCGGGCCGTTCGGCCAGTACGTCGAGGATGTTGTCCACCGCCAGGTCGACCATCGCGGCCCGGGTCGCCTCGGTCGCCGAGCCGATGTGCGGCAGCGTGATCACGTTCGGCTCGGCCACCAGCGGGGACAACTCCGTTCCCATCGGCTCCCGTTCGAAGACATCGAGCCCGGCGGAGTGCAGCCGCCCCTCGCGGACGGCGTCCAGCAGCGCCTCTTCGTCCACGACCCCGCCGCGCGAGGTGCTGACCAGCGTGGCCGTCGGCTTCATCGCGGCCAGTTCGCGGGCCGAGATCAGATGGCGGGTCTCGTCGGTGAGCGGCACGTGCAGCGACACGACGTCGGCGTCGGCCAGCAGCGCGGCCAGGCCGACCGAGGTCGACAGCTCGTCGTCGGGCGCGTACGGGTCGTGGTGGATCACGCGCATCCCGAAACCGTGGGCGCGGCGGGCGACCGCGCGGCCGATCTGGCCGTAGCCGACCAGGCCGAGGGTGGCTCCGTGGATGTCCAGGCCGAGATAGTCGTGCATCCGGAACAGTTCCCAGGAGCCCTCTGCGAGGCTCGCGGAGGCCGCGCCGAGGCGGCGGCGGGCGGCGAGGATCAGCGCGAAGGTGAGGTCGGCGGTGGTCTCCGCGAGCACGCGGGGCGTGTGGGTGACGACGATGCCGCGTTCCGCGGCGGCGGCGCGGTCGACGTTGTCGAAGCCCATGCTGGCCAGCGCGATGACGCGCAGCGAGGGGCCCGCCGCGTCCATCAGGGCCGCGTCCACGGGGTCGTTGCCGAGGGCCAGCACCCCGCTCACGCCGGGGGCGATGGCGGCGAGGTCGGCGGGACCGGGCTTGGCGGCACCGGGCCAGGCGACCAGCTCCGCGCTCTCGGACAGGCGTCGCAGGCCTTCGCCGGGCAGGTTTTCACGGGTGGCGAGGACACGATTCTTCATGTTCTTCTCCAGTGACGAGCCATGTGCAGCCATGCATTACCGGCCGGGCGGATTATTCGGAAGACGCTAGCCGCGGCGGTCACCGGAGACAAATAGCGGATTCGTGTGACGCTATTGGTCGTCCTTATTTCTGTCGGTGTCGATCAGTTCCAGGAACAGGTCGTGCACGGCCAGCGCGGGCTCCGAGAGCGGCTGATTGTCCGAGGTGACCACGGAGAGTTTGACCGTGATGACGGGCTCCACGATCCGCCGTACGGACAGCTCGCGGACGTCGAGGATGGCCCGCGCCGCCGACCACGGCAGGACCGTCGCGCCGATGCCCGCGTCCACGGCGTTGACGAGGGTCAGCGCGGACTCGACCTCGCCCACCACGTTCAGCCGGAGCGAGGCCTGCTGGAAGGCGGCGTCCACGACCTGCCGGATCGTGTGGATCCGGCTGGGCAGCAGCAGGGGCAGGCTCGCCAGCTCCTCCAGGTTCACCTCGCCCTTCCCGGACGGCGCCGTGTCGCCGGGCGCGCCGATCAGGTAGAGGTCCTCGGTGCGGACGGGCTCGAACTGGACACCCCGGAGCGGCCCGGCGCCGTAGATGAAGGCCATGTCCATGCGGCCCGTCATGATCGCCTCGCTGATCACGCCGCCGAAGTTCTCGTTGATGTGCAGCAGGATGTCCGGGTAGCGCTCGCGGACGCTCTTCAGGAGGGGCAGCGCGAGGGCCGCGCCGAGGCTGTACGGGGCGAGGCCCACCGAGACGCTGCCTGCGGGGGCGCGGCCGGAGACGTCGACGGCGGCCTGGGCGAGGTCCACCTGGCGGAGGATGAGCTGGGCGTGCAGGTACAGGGCGCGGCCCGCCTCGGTCGGGGCGACCCCGCGCTTGCTGCGGATCAGCAGCTGCTGCCCGAACTGCGCCTCCAGGGCCGACAGTTGCTGGCTCAGCGCCGGCTGCGCGATGTGCAGGATGTCGGCCGCGCGCGTGATGCTCCCCGCGTCGATGATCTTGATGAACGAGTAGAGACGCCTGGTGTCCATTGCGCGGGGCCTTCCAGATGGAGCGAAGCCTCATCGTAGGGAGCGTTCACCCCGAAGCACAGCCCCGGTGAGTGGAGGGTGTGAGGGGAGTCATAACCGTTCGCGATAACGCCAGACCGAACGCATATTGGCGATCACGCGACCGGCGGAATAAGTTGAGCGGAACATCCAGACAGGAACACCCGCCCCGGAACATTCTCCGTTCCCGGTGTCACGAAGACGTGCTGGCATCTGTCATCCAGAATTCCCCGCCCCGGAATTCCCCCTTTCCGGCATTCCCTCCCGGAGGACGTCATGACTCCCATGGTTGATCTCGTCGCCGATCTGGGCGAGGGATTCGGCGCGTACACAATGGGCGACGACGCCGCACTTCTGGAGTTGCTGACGTCCGCCAATGTGGCCTGCGGATTCCACGCCGGTGACCCTCGCATCATGGACGCCACCGTGCGGACGTGCGTGGAGAAGCAGGTCGCCGTGGGCGCCCACCCGAGCTTCCCCGACCTGGTCGGCTTCGGCCGCCGCGCGATGGACCTCACACCGGAGGAGGTCCGCACGGACGTGCTCTACCAGATCGGCGCGCTCCAGGCCTTCGCCGTCGCGTACGGCACCCGCGTCCACCACGTCGCCCCGCACGGCCGCCTCGGCAACCTGGTCGCCGTCCGCGCCGACTACGCCCGCGCCGTCGTGGACGCCGTGGCCGCACTGGACGAGTCGCTGATCGTCCTCGCGCAGGACGGCGAACTGGCCGACGCGGCCCGCGCCCGCGGCCTGCGCGTCGGCATCGTCGGCATCGCCGACCGCGCCTACCGAGCCGACGGAACCCTCGTCCCGCGCTCCGAACCCGGCGCCGTGATCCACGACCCGGACGAGGTCGCCCGGCGCACCCTGCGCATGGTCACCGAGGGAGTCATCCGCAGCGTCGACGACACGGACATCCAAGTCGCCTGCGACACCGTCCTGTTGCACGGCGACAGCCCCGGCGCGATCGCCCTCGCCGGCCGCATCCGCGAGCAACTCCTCACCGCCGGCGTCGAGATCACCTCCCTCGACAAAGTCCTGAGCGGCAAGGGGTGACCGACATGAACAGCCTTCTTGTGGAGGGCTCCACCGTGAACGCGCCTGGTCCGAACGGCACTTGCCCCGACGGGAACCGCAACATCACCATCGCCGACTGCGGCGACTCCGCCCTGGTCGCCAAGGCCGAGGGCCTCGCCGCCGAACCCGCCTGGCAGCTGGTCCACGCCCTCGCCGACGCCCTGAACGCGGTCCAACTCACCGGCGTCCACGACGTGGTGCCCACGTACGACGCCCTGCTCGTCGAGTTCGACTGCGCCGCCACCGACCACGACACGGTCCGCCGCGTCCTGGCCCACGAGGCGGCCCGCCTCGGCCCGCACCCCGCACCGACCACGCCCCCGCGCCGCTTCGTCGTCCCCGTCGTCTACGGCGGCGAGTACGGCCCCGACCTCCCCGAGGTCGCTGCCCAACTCGGCCTGACCGAGGGCGAGATCATCGTCCTGCACTCCGGCTCCGACCTCACCGTGCGCTGCCTAGGCGCCCCCGCCGGAGCCCCGATGACGGACGGCCCGCCCTTCCCCAAGCCGGTACCGCGCCTCGCCTCGCCCCGCACCAAGGTCGCCCCCGGCTCGGTCGCGGTCGCCGGCCGCCAGGCGGTCATCTGCCCGATGCCGTCCCCCGGCGGCTGGCCACTGCTCGGCCGCACCCCGGTACGCGTCCTCGACCTGCACAGCGACCCGATCACGGCGTACCGCCCCGGCGACACCTTCCGCTTCCGCCCCATCGAGCCCCAACAGTGGGACGACTACGCCGACTTGAGCCTCGCGGACTGTACGGACCCGGCGGAGCCGGTCGGCCGGGGAGGCAGCCATGGCTGACACCCTCACCGTCCGCACCGCCGGCATCGTCACCGTCCAGGACCTCGGCCGCGTAGGCCGCTCCCGCTACGGCCTGCCCGCCAACGGAGCCGCCGACCAGCACTCGGCGCGCGTAGCCAACGTCCTGTGCGGCAACGACGACCGCGCCCCGCTGCTGGAGATCACCGCCCTCGACTTCGCGTGCGTGTCGTCCGGCGACATCCTCATCGCGGTGACGGGCGCCCCCGCCGAGGTAACGGTGGACGGAGTCATCCGCCCGCAGTGGGAACCGATCCCGGTCCAGGCCGGCGAGACCATCCGCATCACCGGCATCCACCGGGGCCTGCGCGTCTACCTGGCCGTACTCGGCTCGTTCGAGGCCGACTACCTCCAGGGCAGCTGCGCCCCCGACACGATCCTGGGCTTCGGCCCCACGCTGAGCGCCGGCGACGAACTGGTCCTGCGCACGACCTGCCCGCCCATCGACCACCCCTTCTCCCGGATCCCCCTGTTCCGCCTGAAGGCGCCAGTCCCGGCATTCCCCACCACCTGGACCATCGACGTCACCGACGGCCCCGACCGGGCCGAGTTCGGCGACACGGGCCGGCGTCTGTTCGACGCCCCCTTCACGGTCACCCCGCGAAGCAACCACATCGGCCTGCGCCTCCAGGGTGCGGTACCCCGCCGACTCACCCAGGGCGAGGTCCTCTCCCGAGGCGTCCCCATCGGCGCGGTGGAAGTCCCGGCAGGCGACGAACTCCTGGTGCTCCACCGCGGCCGAGGCGTCACAGCCGGCTACCCCGTCCTGGCCGTAGTCACCGCCACCGGTCTCTCGGCCCTGGCCCAGGTCCGCCCCGGCCAAACCATCAACTTCCGCCACCGCACCCTCGACCAGGCGGTCACGGCCCACCGCGCACAACGCCAAGCGATAGACGCCCTGAGAACCAGGGTCCACACGGCCTTCGAGGCCCTACGCATCCGGGCGCCTGCGGGCATCTGAGGGCGGCTGAGGGTCCCGCACCTCTCCACACAGGCCCCCTCACGAAGGGGCGCGGGGAACTGCGCGCCCAGCCCCCACCGACCCGCACAAAACCACAACCGCTCCCCACCGCACAAAACCCACCCGCACCCGCTCACCCCGCTCCCCGCCAACCCGCTGGAAGCACCCCGCACGGAGCCGCATCGCCCCTCGTCCCACGCCCCTGCCCAGACAGGAGACGCCATGAGTACCGTGGCCGCTCAGCCAGTCCCCAACACGGTCGACCCCAGAACAGCCCGCAAGGTAACCCTCGCGGGATGCGTAGGGATCTTCGCCGAGCTCTACGACAACGGCATCTTCGGCTTCATGGCCGGATCCCTCGCCGCCGTCTTCTTCCCCGGCTCCGACAACGCCGTCCAGCTCGTCTTCCTCGGCTACGCCGTCTCCTTCTTCTTCCGCCCCCTCGGTGCCGTCATCTGCGGTCACCTCGGCGACCGCATCGGCCGCCAGCGCATGCTGGTCTTCGTCATCCTGCTGATCAGCGCCGCCACCGCGGCCATCGGCGTACTCCCCAGCTACGCCAGCATCGGCATCGCCGCACCCGCCCTGCTGATCCTGCTCCGCGTCGCCCAGGGCTTCTCCGTCGGCGGCGAGGCCTCCGGCGCGATGAGCTTCCTCGCCGAGCACGCCCCCGAGGGCAAGCGCGGCCTGTACACGAGCTACGCGCAGATCGCCTCGTTCCTCGCGCTGCTCACCGGCACCCTGGTCGCCGCCGCGATGACCAGCGGCCTCGGCTCGGCCCGCATGGAGTCCTGGGGCTGGCGCATCCCGTTCCTGCTCGCCGTACCGCTCGGCATCGCCGGTATCTACATCCGCAAGCGCATCAGCGACACGCCCAACTTCACGCGCCTGAAAGAAGAGGACGGCCTCTCCAAGAACCCGCTCAAGGAGGCGTTCGCCTCCGCCGAGCACCGGCGCGCCATGCTGCTGGCCCTCTTCATCCCGCTGATGAACGGCTCCGGCTACTACGTCCTGTTCAGCTACATGCCCACCTTCATGAGCACCGAGCTGCACTTCAGCAAGGTGCAGGGCCTCCTCGTCACCGCCTCCAGCCTGGTCGCGATCTGTTTCGCCATCCCCTACATGGGCCGCCTCTCCGACCGCGTCGGCCGCAAGAAGGTCCTCGCCGGGTCCGCCGTCGCGATGGCGATCGTCGGCATCCCCTGCTACCTGCTGATCGGCACCGGCAACGTGGCCCTCGCGGTCATCGGCGCCTGCGTCATGGCGGTGGTGTTCGCCGGCCACACAGGCGTCATCCACATCCTTCTCGTCGAACTCTTCCCGACCCGTGTGCGTTACTCCGCCTACGGCCTCGGCTACAACGTCTCCTCCGCCCTCTTCGGCGGCACGGCCCCCCTGCTGATGACCTACCTCATCGACCGCACGGGCAACGTCAACATGCCGGCCTTCTACGCCGTCATCACCGCACTCGGCACGCTCATCGCCGTCTCCCGAGTGACGGACCGGGCGCACCTGCCCCTGCGCGACGCCTGACACCCCGCCCCACCCAAGAGCACCGGCACCCGCACGCCCGCACAAGCCTCACCCGCACAAGCCCCCCACCCCGCACAGCAAGGAGCCCTCAGCATGCCCATCTCCGACTACAGGACGGCCCTCGTCACCGGAGCGTCGACCGGCATCGGAGCCGTGGTCGTCGAACGGCTCGCCAAGCGCGGCCTGGAGGTCCACGCCGTGGCCCGCAACGCCGACCGGCTCAACACCCTTGCCGACCAGACCGGTTGCATCCCGCACGCCGTCGACATCACCGACACCGAGGCCCTCACCGCCGTCCTCGACGACCTGGAGATCGACGTCCTCGTCAACAACGCGGGCGTCTCCCGCACCGGCAACATCCTCACCGCCGACGAGTTCGCGATCGACGAGCAGATCGCCGTCAACATCCAGGCCGTCCTGCACCTGGTCCGCCTGCTGATGCCCGGCATGGTCGAGCGCGACCGCGGCCACATCGTCAACATCAGCTCCATCGCCGGTGTCTACAACTTCGGCGGCAACACGATCTACCACGCCACCAAGGCCGCCGTGCACACCCTCTCCCGCCAGCTCCGCGTCGACGGCTACGGCCGCCGCGTCCGCGTCAGCGAGATCTGCCCCGGCCGCGTCGAGACCGAGATCTTCGGCCGTCTGCTCGGCGACATGGAGGCCGCCCAGCGCGAGTTCTACGACGGCTACGAGTCCCTGAAGCCCGAGGACATCGCCGACGCCATCGAGTTCGCCGTCGACTCGCCCCGGCACGTCAACATCGGCCACATCGAGATCCTGCCGACCTTCCAGGTGCCCGGCGGCCTCAACTTCGAGCGCAGGGAGGGCTGATCACCGTGAAGACGGCAGCACGGCTCGGCCGTATCAAGCCCTCGCCGAGCACGGCGGCGGCCCAGCGCGTCCGCGAGCTGAAGAGCCAGGGGCTCACCATCCTCGACCTGACCGTGGGCGAGCCCGACTTCGACACCCCGGACCACGTGAAGGCCGCCGCGATCAGGGCGATCGAGGCGGGCGAGACCAAGTACACGCCGGTGAACGGCACTTCGGCCCTGCGCGCCGCGATCACCGGCAAACTCCGCGAGCGCCACGGCCTCGACGTCACCGACGCGAACATCACGGTCGGCGGCGGCGCCAAGCAGGTCATCTTCCTTGCCCTGATGGCGACTTTGGACGAGGGCGACGAGGTCATCGTCCCCGCCCCGTACTGGGTGTCGTACCCGGACATGGTCCGCGCCAACGACGGCACCCCGGTGATCGTCGACTGCCCCGAGGCGGACGGATTCAAGCTGACCCCGGAGCGCCTCACGGCGGCCATCACCGAGCACACCCGCTGGGTCGTCCTCAACACCCCGGGAAACCCGACCGGATCGGCCTACACCACCGCCGAACTCCGCGCCCTGGCCGAGGTGTTGCTGGCCCACCCGCAGGTCGGCGTCCTCACCGACGAGATCTACGACGAGATCTGGTACGGCGACGAGAGCGCCGGGTCCCTCGCGGCCGTCGAACCCCGCCTGGCCGACCGGGTGTTCCTCACCAACGGTGTCTCCAAGACGTACGCGATGACGGGCTGGCGTATCGGCTACGGGGTGGGTCCGACGGACCTGGTGACCGCGATCAACACCCTCCAGTCCCAGACCTCTTCGTGCCCCTCGTCCGTGAGCCAGGCCGCCGCTGCCGCCGCGCTCACCGGACCGCAGGACTTCGTCCAGGACACCGTGCGCGTCTACCGCGCCCGCCGCGACGAGACCGTGAAGCTGGTCAACGACGTCCCGCAGCTGAGCTGCACGGTCCCGGACGGCGGCTTCTATCTCCTCGTCAACTGCCAGGCTGCCGTTGGGCAGTTCACCCCTGCCGGTACCCGCATCGAGAACGACGAGGACTTCGCCCGTCACCTTCTCGACAGCCAACAGGTCGCGGTGATCCACGGAGCCGCGTACGGCGCCCCCGGCTACTTCCGTATCTCGTTCGCCACGTCGACGGACGTCCTCACCGAGGCCTGCGAGCGCATCGCGGCGGCGTGCGCCGAACTGACCAACGCCCCCTCCGAGCACGCTCTCTGAAAGGTCGTCATGATCCGCGTCAGCACCAAGTTCGACCGGCCGGAGCCGTCCGTCGTCAAGCAGTTGAGCGAGTTCTCCTCGGCGACGATCCACGAGGCACAGGGCCGTCTCGGGGCGCTGGACTCGGCCATCAAGCCGGTCGACCACACCATGTCCCTGTGCGGCCCGGCGTTCACCGTGCAGTGCGCCCCGCGCGACAACCTGATGCTCCAGACCGCCATCGCCTACGCCCAGCCGGGCGATGTCGTGGTCGTGTCCGCCGGCAACTACGAGGAGGCGGGCTCCTTCGGCGACGTCCTCGCCAACGCCTGCCAGTCCAAGGGCCTCGCCGGTCTGATCACCGACACGGGCGTCCGCGACACCGAGGACCTGCGCGCGCTGGGCTTCCCGGTCTTCTCCCGCAGCGTCTGCATCAAGGGCACGGTCAAGGAGACCGTCGGCCCGATGTGCGAGCCGATCACCGTCGGCGGTGTGCTCGTCCGCCCCGGCGACATCATGCGCGCCGACGCCGACGGCGTGGTCGTCGTCCGCCGCGAGGACGCGGCCGAGGCGGCCGCCCTCTCGCAGGAACGGGTCGACGCCGAGGCCGGGTTCATCGCCGCGTACCGTGCGGGCAAGACGGTCGTGGAGATGTGCGACCTCGCGCCGGTGCTCGCGGCGAAGGGCCTCGTGATCGAGGAGTAGGACGGCCCGAGGCGACCACCGCCACTGAGCACCGAGCCGGGAATTACCGTACCCACGGCTGAGACCCAGGTTCGGATGCCAGGATGAGGCGCCATGACGGCAGGGTGGTGTGCGCGCACAGTGAGGGCCGCGATGTTCGCGGCCGTCTGTGTGCTGCTCGCCGCCCTGGCCCACGTCCTGATGTCCGGCCACCACGTGCCGGCCTGGGCCCTGGCCACCGGACTGGCCGCGACCGGTGCGGCCGGCTGGTCCCTGGCGGGCCGTGAACGCGGCCTCCCGCTGATCGTGACCCTCGTGGTCGCCGCCCAGGCCGCCCTCCACACCGCGTTCTCGTGGGCGGAGCCCGCGATGGCGGGGGAGTCGGCGGCCATGAACATGGGGTCGGCCGACATGGGCTCCATGCACATGAGCGCAACGGACTCCATGTCCGCGGGCTCTATGTCCGCAGGT
The nucleotide sequence above comes from Streptomyces sp. N50. Encoded proteins:
- a CDS encoding 4-carboxy-4-hydroxy-2-oxoadipate aldolase/oxaloacetate decarboxylase, with the protein product MIRVSTKFDRPEPSVVKQLSEFSSATIHEAQGRLGALDSAIKPVDHTMSLCGPAFTVQCAPRDNLMLQTAIAYAQPGDVVVVSAGNYEEAGSFGDVLANACQSKGLAGLITDTGVRDTEDLRALGFPVFSRSVCIKGTVKETVGPMCEPITVGGVLVRPGDIMRADADGVVVVRREDAAEAAALSQERVDAEAGFIAAYRAGKTVVEMCDLAPVLAAKGLVIEE